One Ancylobacter novellus DSM 506 genomic window, ACGAGAGCGCGGCCTATGACGAGGCCCAGCCGCCGGCCGCCGGTGCCCCGGCGGAGCCGCCGGCTGCCTCGACCGACGTCGGCGCCGACGACGGCTCCGAGCCGTCGCTGTGGACCTCGCTCGACCTCGGCCTCGGCGGCGCGGCCCCGGAGCCCGAGCCGGAGGCGAAGAAGGACGCGCCGCCGGCCTGGCTCCTCCCCGGCCCGGCGCCGAAGGTGAAGCAAGGCAAGCTGCCGACCGAGCTCGAAGTGAAGCAGGGCTATACCAGCCTGTCGGTCACCTCCAGCGCCAGCACCACCGCCCCCGTCTCCAGCGCGCTGGAGCGCGATCCCGGCAGCGGATCGGGCGAGCTCAAGGGCCGCGTCGGCGTCGGGCAGGACAACCTCACCGTCTACGGCACCGGCACGGTCGGCGCCTCGGCGAGCGGCACCACGCCCTCGCTCTATGACAGCATGGCGGTCGGCAGCACCTATTCCGTGCCGCTGGCCCCGCTCGGCATGGGCGACGAGAAGTTCGGCGCCAGCGTCGAGGTCAACAACAGCCAGCAGCTCACCACCGGCGTCGAGCTGCGCGCGCCCGCCGGCTCCTATGAGCGCTTCATCTCGGTGCAGCGTCAGGTGAGCCCGGACTCCGACCCGAGCGGCGTGGTCAAGGCCGGGGTGCTCGGCAAGTTCTGAAGCTTATCCCTCAGAAGCGCCACCTCAGATTCGCCTGCACGGCGTTCACCGTCACCTCGTCGGCGAGCTGGCCGACATAGGACAGCCCGATCCGCGCCTGCTCGCTGATGCGCAGGTCGGCGCCGACCTCGACGAGGGCGGTGTTCTCGGCGAGCGGCACGCCGGCCACCGTGAAGTTCGCGCCGGGGACGCTGAGGAAGGACATCCGCGCCTCCGGGGTGATGTCGCCGAAGGCATATTGCCAGGCGACCGAGGCGTGCGGCTCCAGCGCCATGCCGCTAGAGAGCTCCATCGCGGTCGCCACCCGCAGGCCGAGCGTGGAATAGCCGACGCCCATCGAGCTGGACGCGCCGGCGAGGCCGGCGGAGGCGCCGGTCTCGGTGAAGCCGTCCGTATCGACATGGACATAGGCGAGGCCGGCGAAGGGCTCGAACGCGACCTGCCGGAGCGCGAAGCCGTAGCCGACCTCGGCGAAGACCTGCGCGGTGCCGCCGTCATAGTCGGCGTTCGCCTGCTCGGCATAGCCGCGATAGGCGATGGAGCGCGAGGCATCGATCCAGTTGAAGGCGTAGGTGGCGCCGAGGCGCAGGTTCCAAGGCCCGGCGCTGGTGCCGGCATAGAGCGCCAGCAGCAGGCTGTTCACTTCGGACGAACTCGCGAGATCGTCGACATCGGTGCTGGAATAGGAATAGCCGACCGCCGCGCCGAGCCGCCAGTTGTCGAGCTTCGCATCGGCGCCGGAGATGATGCCGCCGATATCCGAGTCGACGTCGGCCGCGTTGGCGCCGCCATCGTAATTGCTCCAGCCGCCGAAGGCCTGCGCCCAGACGGTGCCGTCGAAGGTCGGCTCGGCGGCGGGCGGCGCCTTGGTCGGGAACGGCACGTTGGAGGCGGTCGGCGCCGCATAGGCGAGCGCCGGGCCGCCATAGGCGAGGCCCGCCATCGGGCCCGACTGCCCGGCATAGGCGCCCTGGCGCAGGCGCCCCAGCACCGCCTGCCGGCTGTAGAGGCTGTCGCCGATCAGCACCGTCTGCTCGCTGGCATAGGCCGCGCCCGACAGCGCATCGAGCGCGCCGGGCAGCTCCGCCGCGGTCAGGCCGTAGAGCGGGGCCAGCGCGCCGGGCAGGCTGGTCAGCAGGCCGTTCGTCGTGGTGTTGATGATGCCGTCGATGGCGGCGCCGACCGCGCGCTGGTTCGGCGTGTTGCCCGCCATGCCGGCGAGGTCGGCGGCGACGTTCAGCGTCACATTGGTCGGGTTGTAGTCGAGGCTCGCGTCGAAGAGCGCGGGCAGCCCGGGCGTGAGGAAGTCGTCGAAGGTGCCGGTAATGCCCTGCGTCGCCGCGATCAGCGTGGTGCTCGGCGCGAAGCTCGTGGTCAGGAAGGTGGTCTGCAGCGTGCCGGCGAGCCGCATCGTGCCGGTTACCTCCAGCAGGTCGGGCCCGGTATCGGTGATGCGCGGGGCGTAGGTGCCGGCCGCCGTCTGCACGAAGGTGGCGCTGATCAGGCTGGTGATCGACGGCCCGGTGCCGCTCACGCCGAGCCAGCCGCTGTTCTCGAAGCGCTTGCCCGGCCCCGCCGTCGCCGCCAGCCGGCCGTCGATGACGCCCATGTTCACGATCACCGTGCCGTAGCTGTCGGGCCCGGTGCGCAGGGCGTCGGCCTCCACCGTGGTCTGCAGGGTGCCGTAGTTGAGGAAGGTGCCGTAGAGGCCGTGCAGCTCCACGGCCGCGCCGGCGATGCCGGTGGCGGTGATGGTGCCGCTATTGGTCAGCACGCCATAGGTCTCGCCGCGCATGCCGATGCCGCCATTGCCGGTGACCTGCACGGTGCCGCTGTTGATGATGTCGTCGCCCTTGCGGCCGGAAAGCGCCGCGGCGTTGTCGCCGGCGAAGGTCAGCGCGCCGGTGTTGCGGATCGGATTGTAGATGCCGGGAATGGTGGCGAGGAAGCCGTGAATGCCGGTGGCGTCGACATAGATGCCGACGACGTTGTCACCATAGGCGGAATTGGACGACACGACGGCGCCGGGAATGTCGATCTCGTACCAGGTCGCGATGCCCAGCGCGTCGACATGCATCACCGCCGGATGCACCACGCCGTCCGCCGTCACCCAGTTGGCGACGAGGTTGTACTCGCCGGACCGCCCTGCCCCGGTGATGCCCTCGAAATGGGTCGCGACGGCGCCGGGGTGGTCATAGGTCTCGTAGGTGCCGGTGGTCTGGTCGTAGATGTAGCCGTGCTCGGCATGGATGCCGCCGCCGACCATCACCTCGCCGTAGCCGCCGGCGATCTTGTCGCCATAGATGCCGTAGGCCGTGGTGCTGACGGCGCCGGGGATGTTGTTGGTCGTGAAGGTGCCGGTGTCGATGTTGTAGATGAAGGCGTTGCCGGTCGCGAGCCGTGTGTCGTAGTCGCCGACCACCTGGTTGCCGAAGGTGCTGTGCGCGATGGTGAAGAGCGTGTCGGCGCCCGGATAGACCAGGGTCTTGATCTGCTGCCCCGGCGCGGCGGCGCCGTCATAGAGATAGCTGAGATCATAGGGCGCCGAGGTCGACGTCTGGTAGCTGCCGACGACGCGCAGGATGCCGTCCGGGTTGCCGAAATTCGGCCCATAGGGCGAGGAGCCGATGGCGCCGGGGAAGTTCGCCCCGTTGTCCGTGGCTTGCGGCATCGGCAGCCACGTCTTCGTGGTCATGTTGTAGTAGAGGCCGCCCGTCTCGGCGGTGCCCGGTATGATGTAGTTGCCGACGATGTTGTCGCCGCGAATGCCGGTGAGGAACGTGTCGTGGTCACCGAAATCCAGCGTCTCGTAGGTGGTCGGCGACGGCGGCGACGGCAGAGGCGTGGCTTGCGCCATTGGCGTAAGGCCACCGACACCGAGACCGACCACGACGAAGCTATACGCGCGCGTCCGCGACGCGCCGTGTGAAAACGACCGAATCTTCATGTACTGCTGCGCCCGTCCCCGAATTGCCTGAATCTATCCGTCGCCGGGAACGTTGGCGATGGCGTTTATTGGTCGCGTTTTTGAGAGCGCCGTCCTGGTGTCCGGGTGCCACCGGCCATGGGATGGCGGCATGGCTGTCACGACTCAGCCGTTGCCCTTCAAGGGTTTTGCTGCTATGAGCGCGCCCGGCCGCGGCCTTTCCGCACCCCTGGAGGCGCGCCGCAGCCGAAACCAGACCAGCCTGGAGGAACGGGCCGCGTGAGCGGCCTTCTCCATTTGCAACAGTTGAGGATAAGCCATGACCGCCATCAAGGAACTGAAGGCGACGGCGCGCGCGAAGGTCGGCAAGGGGGCCGCTCGTGCAGAACGCCGCGCCGGACGCGTACCCGCCGTGATCTACGGCGACGGCAAAGCCCCCGTCGGCATCACGCTCGACCACGTCGAGATCAACAAGATCATCTATGCCGGCCACTTCCTGACGACGCTGTTCAACGTCGACGTGGACGGCCAGAAGCACCGCGTGATCCCGCGCGACTACCAGCTCGACCCGGTGAAGGATTTCCCGCTGCATGTCGACTTCCTGCGCGTGGCGGTCGGCGCCACCCTCACGGTCGACGTGCCCGTGCACTTCCTCAACCAGGAGACCGCGCCCGCGCTCAAGCAGGGCGGCACGCTGAACATCGTCAGCCACGCCGTCTCGCTGAACGTGCCGGCTGAGGCCATTCCCGAGGCCATCGAGGTCGACCTGACCAAGTACGGCTTCGGCGACTCGATCCACCTCTCGGCGATCAAGCTGCCGGCGGGCGTGACCTGGGCCGGCCATGGCGACGACACGCTGGCCACCATCACCGCCCCGTCGGGCCTGAAGGAGGCCGAGGCCGAGGAAGCCGCGGCTGCGGCCGCCGCCGCTGCGGCGCCGGAAGCGCCGAAGGCCTGACGCGGTCGCCGGGCTGCCGGCCGATCCTGCGATTTTCGAGAGCCGGAAGCCCGCTTCCGGCTCTCATCGTTTCAGCCCTCCACCGGGGCTTTCTCCCACGGAGAATTGCGGTGCTGCTCTTCGTCGGGCTCGGCAATCCCGGGTCGAAATATGCCGGAAACCGGCACAATATCGGCTTCATGGCGGTGGACGCGATCGCCCGCCGGCAGCGCTTCTCGCCCTGGCGCCGGCGCTTCCAGGGCGCCGCCTGCGAAGGCGAGATCGACGGCGTGAAGGTGCTGTGCCTGCTGCCCGAGACCTACATGAACGAGAGCGGCCGCGCCGTCGCCGAGGCGCAGCGCTTCTACAAGATCGAGCTGAAGGACATCCTCGTCTTCCATGACGAGCTCGACCTGCCGCCGGCGAAGGTGCGGGTGAAGATCGGCGGCGGCAATGCCGGCCATAACGGCCTGCGCTCCATCACCGCCCATTGCGGCAACGACTATCCGCGCATCCGCCTCGGCATCGGCCACCCCGGCGACAAGGCGCTGGTGCACAACTACGTGCTCAGCGACTTCGCCAAGGCCGAGCGCGGCTGGGTGGAGGCGGTATGCGACGGCTGCGCCGACTTCGCCGGCCTGCTCGCCACCCAGCGGCTCGACGAATTCCAGAACCGCATGCACCTGTTCCTGGACGCGCAGGGCTTCGGAACGCCGGCGAAGGCCGGCGCGAAGCCCGGCTGATCCCGATCCGCTTGCACTCACCCGCCGTCTTGCCTAACCACGGCGGCAACAATTCTCAGGAAGACCGAGCTTCTCACCATGGGCTTCAAATGCGGCATCGTCGGCCTGCCGAACGTCGGCAAGTCGACCCTCTTCAACGCGCTGACGCAGACCGCGGCGGCGCAGGCGGCGAACTACCCGTTCTGCACCATCGAGCCCAATGTCGGCGACGTGGCGGTGCCTGACGCACGGCTGGAGACGCTGGCGAAGATCGCCGGCTCGGGCCAGATCATCCCCACCCGCCTCACCTTCGTCGACATCGCCGGCCTGGTGCGCGGCGCCTCCAAGGGCGAGGGCCTCGGCAACCAGTTCCTCGCCAACATCCGCGAATGCGACGCCATCGCCCATGTGGTGCGCTGCTTCGAGGACCCGGACGTCACCCATGTCGAGGGCAAGCTGGCGCCGATCAGCGACATCGAGACCATCGAGACCGAGCTGATGCTCGCCGACCTCGAAAGCCTGGAGAAGCGCGTCGGCACGCTGGAGAAGAAGGCCAAGGGCGGCGACAAGGAGTCGAAGGAGGCGGTCGACCTCATCAACCGCGCCCTCGTCCTGCTGCGCGAGGGCAAGCCCGCCCGCCTCGTCGAGGTGAAGCCGGAGGAGGAGAAGGCGTTCCGCATGCTCGGCCTGCTCTCCTCCAAGCCGGTGCTCTATGTCTGCAACGTCGAGGAAGCCTCGGCCAAGGACGGCAATGCCCTCTCCGCCGAGGTCTTTGCCCGCGCGAAGGAGGAAGGCGCCAAGGCCGTCGTCGTCTCGGCCAAGATCGAGAGCGAGATTGCCGTGCTGCCCGCCGAGGAGCAGAAGGACTATCTGGAGGCCATCGACCTCGAGGAGCCCGGCCTGAACCGCATCATCCGCACCGGCTACGAGCTGCTGAAGCTGGTGACCTATTTCACGGTCGGCCCCAAGGAAGCCCGCGCGTGGACCATCACCGCCGGCACCAAGGCTCCGGCGGCGGCGGGCGTCATCCATTCCGACTTCGAGAAGGGCTTCATCCGCGCCGAAACCATCGCCTATGACGACTACGTCAAGGGCAATGGCGAGGCCGGCGCGCGCGATGCCGGCAGGCTGCGGCTGGAAGGCAAGGACTACGTCGTCGCCGACGGCGACGTGCTCCACTTCCGCTTCGCCAACTGACCGGCAACCGACGGTCTCTTGACCGCCGGAACATCGTCGCTTGTGATCTGTTGCGGTAGCGGAGCGGGTCTGGCGGCAGGATGCCGTCGCAGGACGGGGCGTTGACGCATGCTGTACTGGGAAGACTTCCACGAGGGCCACGTCGCCACCTGCGGGCGCTATGTGGTCGGGCGTGAGGAGATCATCGCCTTCGCGCGGGAATACGATCCCTCGCCGATCCATCTCGACGATGCCGCTGCCGAGGCGACGCGGCTCGGCGGCCTCTCGGCCTCGGGTTGGCACCTGTGCTGCATCTTCATGCGGCTGACCGCCGACGGCATGCTGAACAACAGCGACTGCCTCGGCTCGCCCGGCATAGATGAGGTGCGCTTCCTCAAGCCCGTGCATCCCGGCACCGTGCTCAGCCTGCGCCGCGAGGTGCTGGAGACGCGCTCCTCCAAGAGCAAGCCGGAGATGGGGCTGGTGAAGTTCCGCTTCGAGCTGATAGACGCCGGCGCCAACGTCATGGTCGACCTCGTCGGCACGGTGATGTTCGGCCGGCGCAATCCCGGCTTCCGGCTGATCTGAGGGCGCCATGCGGTTCTTCGAAGACATCGAGATCGGCGAGAAGACGCGCCTCGGAACCTATACCTTCACCGAGGCCGAGATCGTCGCCTTCGCCCGCGCCTGGGACCCGCAGCCCTTCCATCTCGACGCGGCGGCGGGCGCGCGCACGCATTTCGGCGGCCTCGTCGCCTCGGGCTGGCAGACCGCCGCCATCTCCTCGAAGCTGCGCGCCGAGGCCTGCCTGCGGCTGCACGAGGCTCTCCAGCGCGAGGGTCGCAAGGTGCCGCGCATCGGCCCCTCCCCCGGCTTCAAGGATTTGCACTGGCTGCTGCCGATCCGCGCCGGCGACACGCTGACCTTCGAGAGCGAGGTGACGGCGAAGAATGCGAGCGCCACGCGCCCGGAATGGGGCCTCGTCTTCACCCACGAGACCGGCACCGACCAGCTCGGCCGCCTCGCCTTCGAGTTCACCAACTGCGTCTTCGTGGAGCGGCTGGAGGCGTGAGGCCCTAGGAGAGGCCGTCATCCCGGGATGACGGCTATCGGTATCGTCATCCCGGCCGCAGGCGAAGCCGGAGAGCCGGGATCGCGCCCGGCCCGCTGCTACCCCACAAAACAAAAGGGCCCCTTCCGGGGCCCTTCGCATATCGTCGGTCGAGAAGCGCGCGGCTCAGTGCTCGACGCTCTTCCACACCTTCTTCTTGGTGAAGTAGAGCAGCCCGGCGAAGACGATCAGGAAGATCATCACCTGGAAGCCGAGGCGCTTGCGCGCTTCGAGGTGCGGCTCGGCGAGCCACATCATGAAGGCGACCACGTCGCGCGAGTACTGGTCGACCGTCTGCGGCGTGCCGTCGGTGTAGGTCACCTGGTCGGCCGACAGCGGCGGCGGCATCTTGATGGCATGGCCGGGGAAGTACTCGTTGAAATGCGCCCCTTCCGGCAGGCTGAAACCCTCCGGCGGCGTCTCCTTGTAGCCGTTCAGCAGGGCGTGGATGTAGTCCGGCCCCTGCTCCTGGTACTGGGTGACGACGTCGACCAGGAAGCCCGGGAAGCCCACCTCATAGGTGCGCGCCTTGGCCAGCGTCGAGAAGTCCGGCGGGAAGGCGCCGCCATTGGAGGCGCGGGCCGCCTGCTCGTTCGGGAACGGCGAGGGCCAGCGGTCCGACAGACGGCCGGGACGCTCGAACATGTCGCCGGCGTCGTTCGGCCCGTCCTGGATCTGGTAGCTCTCCGCCACCGCCTTGGCCTGCGCCTCGCTGAACTGCGGGCCGCCCGGCTGGGCGAGGTTGCGGAAGGCGAACAGATGCGCGGAGTGGCAGGAGGCGCAGACCTCCTTGAACACCTGGAAGCCGCGCTGCAGCTGGGCCCGGTCGAAATGACCGAACGGGCCGGCGAAGCTCCAGTCCTCGCGGTGCGGCTTGGGCGCGCCCTCGGCGGCCAGCGCCGGGGCGGCGAGGCCGATCGCCAGCGCGGCCGCGACGACCGGGCGGAGGAAGGCGGAACGGAAGGTCATGGTGGTTTTCATGGTGTTCCGCTCAACCCTTGGTCTGCGGCGCCGAGACGCCGGCCGAGGCGGGAGCCCCGCCCTTGGACTTTCCGAGCACCGCCTCGGTGATCGAGGCCGGAACCG contains:
- a CDS encoding cytochrome c1, which produces MTFRSAFLRPVVAAALAIGLAAPALAAEGAPKPHREDWSFAGPFGHFDRAQLQRGFQVFKEVCASCHSAHLFAFRNLAQPGGPQFSEAQAKAVAESYQIQDGPNDAGDMFERPGRLSDRWPSPFPNEQAARASNGGAFPPDFSTLAKARTYEVGFPGFLVDVVTQYQEQGPDYIHALLNGYKETPPEGFSLPEGAHFNEYFPGHAIKMPPPLSADQVTYTDGTPQTVDQYSRDVVAFMMWLAEPHLEARKRLGFQVMIFLIVFAGLLYFTKKKVWKSVEH
- a CDS encoding autotransporter domain-containing protein; translated protein: MAQATPLPSPPSPTTYETLDFGDHDTFLTGIRGDNIVGNYIIPGTAETGGLYYNMTTKTWLPMPQATDNGANFPGAIGSSPYGPNFGNPDGILRVVGSYQTSTSAPYDLSYLYDGAAAPGQQIKTLVYPGADTLFTIAHSTFGNQVVGDYDTRLATGNAFIYNIDTGTFTTNNIPGAVSTTAYGIYGDKIAGGYGEVMVGGGIHAEHGYIYDQTTGTYETYDHPGAVATHFEGITGAGRSGEYNLVANWVTADGVVHPAVMHVDALGIATWYEIDIPGAVVSSNSAYGDNVVGIYVDATGIHGFLATIPGIYNPIRNTGALTFAGDNAAALSGRKGDDIINSGTVQVTGNGGIGMRGETYGVLTNSGTITATGIAGAAVELHGLYGTFLNYGTLQTTVEADALRTGPDSYGTVIVNMGVIDGRLAATAGPGKRFENSGWLGVSGTGPSITSLISATFVQTAAGTYAPRITDTGPDLLEVTGTMRLAGTLQTTFLTTSFAPSTTLIAATQGITGTFDDFLTPGLPALFDASLDYNPTNVTLNVAADLAGMAGNTPNQRAVGAAIDGIINTTTNGLLTSLPGALAPLYGLTAAELPGALDALSGAAYASEQTVLIGDSLYSRQAVLGRLRQGAYAGQSGPMAGLAYGGPALAYAAPTASNVPFPTKAPPAAEPTFDGTVWAQAFGGWSNYDGGANAADVDSDIGGIISGADAKLDNWRLGAAVGYSYSSTDVDDLASSSEVNSLLLALYAGTSAGPWNLRLGATYAFNWIDASRSIAYRGYAEQANADYDGGTAQVFAEVGYGFALRQVAFEPFAGLAYVHVDTDGFTETGASAGLAGASSSMGVGYSTLGLRVATAMELSSGMALEPHASVAWQYAFGDITPEARMSFLSVPGANFTVAGVPLAENTALVEVGADLRISEQARIGLSYVGQLADEVTVNAVQANLRWRF
- a CDS encoding MaoC/PaaZ C-terminal domain-containing protein: MRFFEDIEIGEKTRLGTYTFTEAEIVAFARAWDPQPFHLDAAAGARTHFGGLVASGWQTAAISSKLRAEACLRLHEALQREGRKVPRIGPSPGFKDLHWLLPIRAGDTLTFESEVTAKNASATRPEWGLVFTHETGTDQLGRLAFEFTNCVFVERLEA
- a CDS encoding 50S ribosomal protein L25/general stress protein Ctc; translated protein: MTAIKELKATARAKVGKGAARAERRAGRVPAVIYGDGKAPVGITLDHVEINKIIYAGHFLTTLFNVDVDGQKHRVIPRDYQLDPVKDFPLHVDFLRVAVGATLTVDVPVHFLNQETAPALKQGGTLNIVSHAVSLNVPAEAIPEAIEVDLTKYGFGDSIHLSAIKLPAGVTWAGHGDDTLATITAPSGLKEAEAEEAAAAAAAAAAPEAPKA
- the ychF gene encoding redox-regulated ATPase YchF — protein: MGFKCGIVGLPNVGKSTLFNALTQTAAAQAANYPFCTIEPNVGDVAVPDARLETLAKIAGSGQIIPTRLTFVDIAGLVRGASKGEGLGNQFLANIRECDAIAHVVRCFEDPDVTHVEGKLAPISDIETIETELMLADLESLEKRVGTLEKKAKGGDKESKEAVDLINRALVLLREGKPARLVEVKPEEEKAFRMLGLLSSKPVLYVCNVEEASAKDGNALSAEVFARAKEEGAKAVVVSAKIESEIAVLPAEEQKDYLEAIDLEEPGLNRIIRTGYELLKLVTYFTVGPKEARAWTITAGTKAPAAAGVIHSDFEKGFIRAETIAYDDYVKGNGEAGARDAGRLRLEGKDYVVADGDVLHFRFAN
- the pth gene encoding aminoacyl-tRNA hydrolase: MLLFVGLGNPGSKYAGNRHNIGFMAVDAIARRQRFSPWRRRFQGAACEGEIDGVKVLCLLPETYMNESGRAVAEAQRFYKIELKDILVFHDELDLPPAKVRVKIGGGNAGHNGLRSITAHCGNDYPRIRLGIGHPGDKALVHNYVLSDFAKAERGWVEAVCDGCADFAGLLATQRLDEFQNRMHLFLDAQGFGTPAKAGAKPG
- a CDS encoding MaoC family dehydratase encodes the protein MLYWEDFHEGHVATCGRYVVGREEIIAFAREYDPSPIHLDDAAAEATRLGGLSASGWHLCCIFMRLTADGMLNNSDCLGSPGIDEVRFLKPVHPGTVLSLRREVLETRSSKSKPEMGLVKFRFELIDAGANVMVDLVGTVMFGRRNPGFRLI